In Nocardia asteroides, the following proteins share a genomic window:
- a CDS encoding glycoside hydrolase 5 family protein: MATGLGISGGHSWLELDAAELDRQMAVVAGTGATWVRIDLDWSVIEADRGRQDWSATDRAVGAARAHGLSVLAILTYAPAWAGLHEGVAGSKAVPQPVLFGRFVGDAVDRYRDQIAHWEIWNEPNVTAFFTPNPDVGMYAHLLRQAATAVRTRQPHGQVLVGGLAPATDEGPDIAPTTFVEALYELGAETDFDGIAVHPYSYPEMPASPAWYNAFGNLLRIRRIMDAHNDTAARLWPTEFGAPTGTGARSVSEQAQAAILDEGLGLVGTIHDVGPIFVYSLVDAGADPNDLEQNFGLLRRDYSEKPAMAVVRAYGERLRAGR; this comes from the coding sequence GTGGCCACCGGACTCGGGATCTCGGGCGGGCACTCCTGGCTCGAACTCGACGCCGCGGAACTGGACCGGCAGATGGCCGTCGTCGCGGGCACCGGCGCCACCTGGGTGCGCATCGACCTGGACTGGTCGGTGATCGAAGCCGACCGCGGGCGCCAGGACTGGTCGGCCACCGACCGCGCCGTCGGGGCGGCTCGCGCGCACGGGCTGTCGGTCCTGGCGATCCTCACCTACGCGCCCGCCTGGGCGGGCCTGCACGAAGGGGTCGCGGGCAGCAAGGCGGTGCCGCAGCCGGTGCTGTTCGGCCGCTTCGTCGGTGACGCGGTCGACCGCTACCGCGATCAGATCGCACACTGGGAGATCTGGAACGAACCCAACGTCACCGCGTTCTTCACCCCGAATCCGGATGTCGGCATGTACGCGCACCTGCTGCGGCAGGCGGCGACCGCCGTGCGCACCCGGCAGCCGCACGGTCAGGTCCTGGTCGGCGGGCTGGCCCCGGCGACCGACGAGGGACCCGACATCGCGCCCACCACCTTCGTCGAAGCGCTCTACGAACTCGGCGCCGAGACCGACTTCGACGGCATCGCCGTGCATCCGTACTCCTACCCGGAGATGCCCGCGTCGCCCGCCTGGTACAACGCCTTCGGCAATCTGCTGCGGATCCGGCGGATCATGGACGCGCACAACGACACCGCGGCGCGGCTGTGGCCCACCGAGTTCGGCGCCCCGACCGGGACCGGCGCGCGGTCGGTGAGCGAGCAGGCTCAGGCCGCGATCCTCGACGAAGGCCTCGGCCTGGTCGGCACCATCCACGACGTCGGCCCGATCTTCGTGTACTCGCTCGTCGACGCCGGGGCGGACCCGAACGATCTCGAGCAGAATTTCGGACTGCTGCGCCGCGACTACAGCGAGAAGCCGGCCATGGCCGTGGTCCGCGCGTACGGGGAGCGGCTGCGTGCCGGCCGCTGA
- a CDS encoding glycosyltransferase family 4 protein, translating into MPAADPVREVLFVAHSSQASGAEKIMLALAELAVARGYRVRVACPAGPLSARLPDTVAHQPLPELGLTGQQGVERLRAAVIMVWRWLRAALILRRLARPASVTTVVNSTMALPAVALTLPRRRTAVWLVHDVLAGRRQFVVARLGRLAVGRAVAVSERAAVPVRQCGFDVRVARQGVAWPVEPAPVVDRAPLVAGILGVVTAWKGHHVLLAAAAGVPDLRIEIAGSAHPGDEPYLAELRARAERSDLAGRVRFLGAVDALDTLRGWDILVSASVLPEAGPLVVLEAMSVGVPVVATDHGGNATPDTAVCVPPDDPDALRAALETLARDPDLRADLRARGRAHIAAEHDLSVTLPRMLDALLARDQNETVGP; encoded by the coding sequence GTGCCGGCCGCTGACCCGGTGCGGGAGGTCCTGTTCGTCGCGCACTCGAGCCAGGCGTCGGGGGCGGAGAAGATCATGCTCGCCCTCGCCGAACTGGCCGTCGCGCGGGGGTACCGGGTCCGCGTGGCCTGTCCCGCAGGGCCGCTGAGCGCTCGGCTGCCGGATACTGTTGCGCACCAGCCTCTTCCGGAGCTCGGCCTGACCGGTCAGCAGGGCGTGGAGCGTCTGCGCGCCGCGGTGATCATGGTGTGGCGTTGGCTGCGCGCTGCCCTCATTCTGCGGCGCCTGGCCCGTCCCGCGAGCGTGACGACGGTGGTCAACTCGACGATGGCGTTGCCCGCCGTGGCGCTGACGCTGCCGCGCAGGCGGACCGCGGTGTGGCTGGTGCACGACGTGCTCGCCGGTCGCCGCCAGTTCGTGGTGGCTCGTCTCGGCCGTCTCGCCGTCGGCCGGGCGGTGGCCGTCTCCGAGCGTGCGGCGGTACCGGTGCGGCAGTGCGGTTTCGACGTGCGGGTCGCCCGGCAGGGCGTGGCGTGGCCGGTCGAGCCGGCGCCGGTCGTCGACCGCGCGCCGCTGGTGGCCGGGATTCTCGGCGTCGTCACCGCGTGGAAGGGTCACCACGTGCTGCTGGCCGCCGCGGCCGGGGTGCCCGACCTCCGGATCGAGATCGCCGGATCGGCCCACCCGGGCGACGAACCATACCTGGCCGAACTCCGCGCCCGCGCAGAGCGTTCCGACCTGGCCGGCCGGGTCCGCTTCCTGGGCGCCGTCGACGCGCTCGACACCCTGCGCGGCTGGGACATCCTGGTCTCGGCCAGCGTCCTGCCCGAAGCGGGCCCACTGGTCGTGCTGGAGGCGATGAGCGTCGGCGTCCCCGTCGTCGCCACCGACCACGGCGGCAACGCCACCCCCGACACGGCCGTCTGCGTGCCACCCGACGATCCGGACGCACTACGCGCGGCGCTCGAAACCCTGGCCCGCGACCCCGATCTGCGCGCCGACCTCCGCGCCCGGGGACGCGCGCACATCGCGGCCGAGCACGACCTGTCCGTGACCCTGCCCCGGATGCTGGACGCGCTGCTCGCGCGGGATCAGAACGAGACGGTCGGCCCGTAG
- a CDS encoding MspA family porin, whose translation MAVSGSVGDIHVFRGLIVFRPRALRLLAVASAAALGLTLGSGAAGAGVDSSAAVVDGRDRLVEAVQSDTRIDVVAPLDGNPLTREWFHSGTASYRVTGPDAASWAGRLTVGYQIGYPATLDGRLKFEWSTPGLGIEVGTGGPTVKIDGLLPRAGVELGVGFGPGIREVEVAAGEVTGTDGVLRLAGFHGTVTGVLGPANLRPFVRIVSATGDTVVTYGPTVSF comes from the coding sequence GTGGCGGTATCCGGATCGGTGGGCGACATCCACGTCTTCAGGGGGCTCATCGTGTTCCGTCCGCGCGCACTGCGTCTGCTCGCGGTGGCTTCGGCCGCCGCTCTCGGTCTCACCCTCGGTTCCGGCGCGGCCGGCGCCGGGGTCGACAGCAGCGCCGCCGTTGTCGACGGCAGGGATCGCCTCGTCGAGGCGGTGCAGTCCGACACCCGGATCGACGTCGTGGCCCCGCTGGACGGCAATCCACTGACGCGCGAGTGGTTCCACAGCGGCACCGCGTCCTACCGGGTGACCGGCCCCGACGCCGCGAGCTGGGCAGGCAGACTCACCGTCGGCTATCAGATCGGCTACCCGGCGACGCTCGACGGGCGGCTCAAATTCGAATGGTCGACTCCGGGACTCGGCATCGAGGTCGGTACGGGCGGCCCGACAGTGAAGATCGACGGCCTGCTCCCCCGCGCCGGTGTGGAGCTGGGCGTCGGGTTCGGCCCCGGGATCCGGGAGGTCGAGGTCGCCGCCGGTGAGGTCACGGGCACCGACGGTGTACTGCGGCTGGCGGGTTTCCACGGCACGGTCACCGGCGTGCTCGGCCCGGCCAACCTCCGCCCGTTCGTGCGGATCGTGTCGGCCACGGGCGACACGGTCGTCACCTACGGGCCGACCGTCTCGTTCTGA
- a CDS encoding class I SAM-dependent methyltransferase — MTRRCRGCAGTDLTPVLDLGSVPAADHFPPAGSPVDPAESGHPLRMDRCAACGLAQLADDDTVTAEPRGVEPRALRDQAADAVARVAAAGLLRGTTVTEFGSPHGGTWLPLLTERGFTETTGPAAVVLDCFGIMHEPDQRAAFAARAAATAPGGVLLVQYHSLAAIIAQGQWNALRHGHFAYYTLETLQTLLRAAGMSVVGAWEFELYGGTVLIAARHGDHPADHAVDRVLATEAGADHQTEALQRVVDQHVSTLRTWLEQGAATGRRVYAYGAASRAVALLAMAGAHRGVLAGVADASTAKQGRRMPGTDVPIVSPAQLLDADPDAVLLTLPDLLGEVAAALPALDGRWYVDDPAGPVPPDRAKVRRPE, encoded by the coding sequence ATGACCCGCCGATGCCGCGGCTGCGCCGGCACCGACCTCACTCCCGTGCTCGATCTGGGTTCGGTGCCCGCCGCCGATCATTTCCCGCCGGCCGGATCGCCGGTGGACCCCGCCGAATCGGGTCATCCGCTGCGGATGGACCGGTGCGCCGCCTGCGGGCTGGCCCAGCTCGCCGACGACGACACCGTCACCGCCGAGCCGCGCGGTGTCGAACCGCGGGCACTGCGGGACCAGGCCGCCGACGCGGTCGCGCGGGTGGCCGCGGCCGGACTGCTGCGCGGCACCACGGTGACCGAGTTCGGCAGCCCCCACGGCGGCACCTGGCTGCCGCTGCTGACCGAGCGCGGTTTCACCGAGACCACCGGGCCCGCCGCGGTGGTGCTGGACTGTTTCGGCATCATGCACGAGCCCGATCAGCGCGCGGCCTTCGCGGCCCGCGCCGCCGCGACCGCACCCGGTGGAGTACTGCTGGTGCAGTACCACTCGCTGGCCGCGATCATCGCGCAGGGGCAGTGGAATGCGTTGCGGCACGGCCATTTCGCCTATTACACCCTCGAGACACTGCAAACGCTGCTGCGCGCGGCGGGGATGAGTGTGGTCGGCGCGTGGGAATTCGAGCTCTACGGCGGTACCGTGCTGATCGCCGCCCGGCACGGGGACCATCCCGCCGACCATGCCGTCGACCGGGTGCTCGCGACCGAGGCGGGGGCAGACCACCAAACCGAGGCGCTGCAACGCGTTGTCGATCAGCATGTTTCGACGCTGCGCACCTGGCTCGAGCAGGGCGCCGCGACCGGGCGGCGCGTCTACGCCTACGGCGCCGCCTCGCGGGCGGTGGCGCTGCTGGCGATGGCGGGCGCGCATCGCGGTGTGCTCGCCGGTGTCGCCGACGCCTCGACCGCCAAGCAGGGCAGGCGGATGCCGGGCACCGACGTACCCATCGTCTCCCCCGCCCAGCTGCTCGACGCCGACCCCGACGCCGTCCTGCTGACCCTGCCCGACCTGCTCGGCGAGGTCGCTGCGGCGCTGCCGGCACTCGACGGACGCTGGTATGTCGACGACCCGGCCGGACCGGTCCCACCCGACCGTGCGAAGGTTCGCCGTCCGGAGTGA
- a CDS encoding dTDP-4-dehydrorhamnose 3,5-epimerase family protein, which translates to MRIERTALADVVILVPEPFRDERGLFTRTFDAHEFDAHLGVEGAAAAFVQDSQSRSRRGVIRGMHGRGGRGEAKLVRCAHGAIHDVLVDIRPGSPTFGVAQAFRLDDEAFHHLYVPPGFLHGFQALTELADVCYRIDRPHDPAEDLAVAYDDPELAIAWPLPPGPVSARDARAGSWARLRATLTTSH; encoded by the coding sequence GTGCGTATCGAGCGGACCGCATTGGCCGACGTGGTGATCTTGGTCCCCGAACCCTTCCGGGACGAGCGCGGGCTGTTCACCCGCACCTTCGACGCCCACGAGTTCGACGCCCACCTCGGCGTCGAGGGCGCCGCCGCCGCTTTCGTGCAGGACTCGCAGTCGCGCTCGCGACGCGGAGTCATCCGGGGCATGCACGGCCGTGGCGGGCGCGGCGAGGCGAAACTGGTGCGATGCGCGCACGGCGCGATCCACGACGTCCTGGTCGACATCAGGCCAGGCTCGCCCACTTTCGGTGTCGCCCAGGCCTTCCGGCTCGACGACGAGGCCTTCCACCACCTGTACGTCCCGCCGGGATTCCTGCACGGCTTCCAGGCCCTTACCGAACTCGCCGACGTCTGCTACCGCATCGACCGCCCGCACGATCCCGCCGAGGATCTCGCGGTCGCCTATGACGATCCCGAGCTCGCCATCGCGTGGCCGCTGCCCCCGGGCCCGGTCTCCGCGCGCGACGCGCGCGCGGGTAGCTGGGCGCGGCTGCGCGCTACGCTGACGACGTCGCACTGA
- a CDS encoding NAD-dependent epimerase/dehydratase family protein yields MRVLVTGHQGYLGTVMVPVLRAAGHTVTGLDIGYFADCLLGEFAGDPEGLAVDLREVTVDQLRGFDAVIHLAALSNDPLGALAPEITYDINHHASVRLARVAKDAGVRRFLYASTCSVYGAAGAELVGEDAPLRPITPYAQSKVRVEDDVAALADADFTPVFLRNATAFGFSPRLRADIVLNNLVGYAVLTGEVKVLSDGTPWRPLVHALDIAAAFERCLTVPAADISARAFNIGTEANNLTVAEIAAAVVDTVPGSRLLITGEHGADPRSYRVDFSSARAVLGFEAQWTVPAGAVELYTEYTARGLTEESFFRRFTRLPHLQGLCEAGVLDARLRRVSATSSA; encoded by the coding sequence ATGCGGGTACTGGTCACCGGGCACCAGGGCTATCTCGGCACCGTGATGGTGCCGGTGCTGCGGGCGGCGGGCCACACCGTCACCGGCCTGGACATCGGCTACTTCGCCGACTGCCTGCTGGGTGAGTTCGCCGGTGACCCCGAGGGTCTCGCGGTGGATCTGCGCGAGGTCACCGTGGACCAGTTGCGCGGGTTCGACGCGGTGATCCATCTGGCGGCGCTGTCGAACGATCCGCTGGGCGCGCTGGCGCCGGAGATCACCTACGACATCAACCACCACGCCTCGGTTCGTCTGGCCCGCGTGGCCAAGGACGCGGGGGTGCGCCGGTTCCTGTACGCCTCCACGTGTTCGGTGTACGGGGCCGCCGGTGCCGAGCTGGTCGGTGAGGACGCGCCGCTGCGCCCGATCACCCCGTACGCGCAGAGCAAGGTGCGCGTCGAGGACGACGTGGCCGCGCTCGCCGACGCCGACTTCACCCCCGTGTTCCTGCGCAATGCCACGGCGTTCGGCTTCTCGCCGCGCCTGCGCGCCGACATCGTGCTCAACAATCTGGTCGGCTACGCGGTGCTGACCGGCGAGGTGAAGGTGCTCTCCGACGGCACACCGTGGCGTCCGCTGGTGCACGCGCTCGATATCGCGGCCGCGTTCGAACGGTGCCTGACCGTGCCCGCCGCCGACATCTCGGCCCGCGCGTTCAATATCGGCACCGAGGCCAACAATCTGACCGTGGCCGAGATCGCCGCGGCCGTGGTCGACACCGTGCCGGGTTCGCGACTGCTGATCACCGGCGAGCACGGCGCCGACCCTCGGTCCTATCGGGTCGACTTCTCCTCCGCGCGTGCGGTTCTCGGCTTCGAGGCGCAGTGGACGGTCCCGGCGGGCGCGGTGGAGCTGTACACCGAGTACACGGCGCGGGGGCTGACCGAGGAGTCCTTCTTCCGCCGGTTCACCCGGCTCCCCCACCTGCAGGGGTTGTGCGAGGCGGGGGTGCTCGACGCCCGGTTGCGCCGGGTCAGTGCGACGTCGTCAGCGTAG
- a CDS encoding PIG-L deacetylase family protein — MIGLFRTPPRRVAVLGAHCDDIAIGMGATLLALTRAVPDVEVRALVLTGGGTARAAEERAALTAFCSGAAPELDILDIPDGRAPAHWDRIKDALVAFRRGGEPEVVFAPHRGDAHQDHRLLAELVPTEFRDHLTLGYEILKWETDTPTPTLYHPMSRELAQEKSRLLREHYPSQTGRDWFDEQAFLGLARMRGVQCHAPYAEAFVLDKAIMRWERT; from the coding sequence GTGATCGGGCTTTTCCGCACGCCGCCGCGCCGGGTCGCGGTGCTGGGCGCGCACTGCGACGACATCGCGATCGGGATGGGCGCGACGCTGCTCGCGCTCACCCGGGCCGTGCCCGATGTCGAAGTGCGGGCGCTGGTGCTCACCGGTGGCGGCACCGCGCGCGCGGCCGAGGAACGCGCGGCGCTCACCGCGTTCTGTTCCGGTGCCGCACCCGAGCTCGACATCCTCGACATTCCCGACGGTCGCGCGCCCGCGCACTGGGACCGGATCAAGGACGCGCTGGTCGCGTTCCGCCGCGGCGGCGAACCCGAGGTGGTGTTCGCCCCGCATCGTGGGGACGCCCACCAGGACCATCGGCTGCTGGCCGAGTTGGTGCCGACGGAGTTCCGCGACCATCTGACCCTGGGCTACGAGATCCTCAAGTGGGAGACCGACACTCCCACCCCCACCCTGTACCACCCGATGAGCCGGGAACTGGCGCAGGAGAAGTCGCGGCTGCTGCGCGAGCACTATCCGTCGCAGACGGGCCGGGACTGGTTCGACGAGCAGGCCTTCCTCGGCCTGGCCCGGATGCGGGGCGTGCAGTGTCACGCGCCGTACGCGGAGGCCTTCGTCCTGGACAAAGCGATCATGAGATGGGAACGGACGTGA
- a CDS encoding glycosyltransferase family protein yields the protein MKVVLFCGGYGMRMRGGSDDVVPKPMQLVGPRPLLWHVMRYYAHYGHKEFVLCLGYGAEHIKNFFLTYQETASNDFVIRHGQLELLGSDIADWSITFVDTGVESAIGERLRRVREHLGDDEYFLANYADVLTDAPLDTMIEAFHESGAAASMMVVPPQSSFHCVDITPAGEVKDIMPVARMPLWENGGYFVLSQEIFDLLPPGGDLVADACGTLAGQGRLFGYRHLGFWKPADTFKERAELDDAYRNGTRPWMVWDRA from the coding sequence ATGAAGGTCGTGCTGTTCTGCGGCGGGTACGGGATGCGCATGCGCGGCGGGTCCGACGACGTCGTACCCAAGCCGATGCAGCTGGTCGGGCCGCGCCCGCTGCTGTGGCATGTGATGCGCTACTACGCGCACTACGGCCACAAGGAGTTCGTGCTGTGCCTGGGCTACGGCGCCGAGCACATCAAGAACTTCTTCCTGACCTATCAGGAGACGGCCTCCAACGACTTCGTGATCCGCCACGGGCAGCTCGAGCTGCTCGGCAGCGACATCGCCGACTGGTCGATCACCTTCGTCGACACCGGGGTGGAGTCGGCGATCGGCGAGCGCCTGCGCCGGGTGCGCGAGCACCTCGGCGATGACGAGTACTTCCTGGCCAACTACGCCGACGTGCTCACCGACGCGCCGCTGGACACGATGATCGAGGCGTTCCACGAGTCCGGCGCGGCCGCGTCGATGATGGTGGTGCCGCCGCAGTCCTCGTTCCACTGTGTCGACATCACCCCGGCCGGTGAGGTGAAGGACATCATGCCGGTGGCGCGGATGCCGCTGTGGGAGAACGGCGGCTACTTCGTGCTGAGCCAGGAGATCTTCGACCTGCTGCCACCCGGCGGCGACCTCGTCGCCGATGCCTGCGGCACCCTGGCCGGGCAGGGCCGATTGTTCGGCTACCGGCATCTGGGGTTCTGGAAGCCGGCCGACACCTTCAAGGAACGCGCCGAACTCGACGACGCCTACCGCAACGGCACGCGGCCGTGGATGGTGTGGGACCGGGCGTGA
- a CDS encoding class I SAM-dependent methyltransferase, with protein MQCRLCDSGRLTSVVDLGATPPCESFLTADQLDRPEPTYPLHLRLCEDCLLLQLPALITPEDTFTEYAYFSSYSSGWVRHAEEFVAAAVQRLGLTAESFVVEVASNDGYLLQHAVARGIPCLGIEPSVNVGAAARAIGVATETAFLDEDTAARVRAAHGPADLVVANNVYAHVPDLRGFTRALRALLADDGWLSIEVHHALNLVELGQFDTIYHEHFQYYTVYSAQRALAVAGLTVVDVELLDTHGGSIRLWARPDPVATPTARVAAVLDRERAAGLHDPAGYSALGDRAVTVRQELLRFLLDCRAEGKRVVGYGAPGKGNTLLNYCGIRPDLLEYTVDRNPYKHGRYTPGTRIPIHPPERLDADRPDVVLVLPWNLETEITAQLRHVGDWGGELVYPLPVLHRAVTETKVNR; from the coding sequence GTGCAGTGTCGGCTCTGTGATTCCGGCCGGCTGACCAGTGTGGTGGATCTGGGTGCGACGCCGCCCTGCGAGAGTTTCCTCACCGCGGACCAGCTCGATCGGCCCGAACCCACCTATCCCCTGCATCTGCGTCTGTGCGAGGACTGTCTGCTGCTGCAGCTGCCCGCGCTGATCACGCCGGAGGACACGTTCACCGAATACGCCTACTTCTCCTCGTATTCGAGCGGGTGGGTGCGCCACGCGGAGGAGTTCGTGGCCGCGGCGGTGCAGCGGCTGGGGCTCACCGCCGAATCCTTCGTCGTGGAGGTGGCCAGCAACGACGGCTACCTGCTCCAGCACGCGGTGGCCCGGGGCATCCCCTGCCTGGGGATCGAACCCTCGGTGAACGTCGGCGCCGCCGCCCGCGCGATCGGCGTCGCCACCGAGACCGCCTTCCTGGACGAGGACACCGCGGCCCGGGTGCGCGCCGCGCACGGGCCCGCCGATCTCGTGGTGGCCAACAACGTCTACGCGCACGTGCCGGATCTGCGGGGCTTCACCCGCGCGCTGCGGGCACTGCTGGCCGATGACGGCTGGCTCTCGATCGAGGTGCACCACGCGCTGAACCTGGTGGAGCTGGGGCAGTTCGACACGATCTACCACGAACATTTCCAGTACTACACCGTGTATTCGGCGCAGCGCGCGCTGGCGGTGGCCGGGCTGACCGTCGTCGACGTGGAACTGCTCGACACCCACGGCGGCTCGATCCGGCTGTGGGCCCGCCCCGATCCGGTCGCGACGCCGACCGCGCGGGTGGCGGCGGTGCTCGACCGCGAACGCGCCGCGGGACTGCACGACCCGGCCGGCTATTCGGCGCTGGGCGACCGGGCGGTGACCGTGCGGCAGGAACTGCTGCGCTTCCTGCTCGACTGCCGGGCCGAAGGCAAGCGAGTGGTCGGCTACGGTGCGCCGGGCAAGGGCAACACCCTGCTCAACTACTGCGGGATCCGGCCCGATCTGCTCGAGTACACCGTGGACCGCAATCCGTACAAGCACGGCCGCTACACCCCGGGCACCCGCATCCCGATCCACCCGCCGGAGCGGCTCGACGCCGACCGGCCCGACGTGGTGCTGGTCCTGCCCTGGAATCTCGAAACCGAGATCACCGCCCAGCTGCGTCATGTCGGCGACTGGGGCGGCGAACTGGTCTATCCGCTGCCGGTGCTGCATCGCGCGGTCACGGAAACGAAGGTGAACCGATGA
- a CDS encoding sugar transferase: MSFEFAGGGDVEVVGGTAAVPAERRQWQTGYAQRVAFTDTVIVAAAVGAAQILRFGGPADPPLAWPLPYDIGYSVVSGALAVVWLALLSGRGTRAPHVIGTGVEEFRRLFSATLRLFGVLAILALIFRIEFARGYLAIALPTGLAALVAGRIAWRLVLRRWRAQGRCHTGVLVVGSPEAAHAMASAFTDDPASGYRVVGVCVPEGTTFAAAEGTSLMGDDRSVLEAVRRSGADSVAVAATEHLGPAELGRMAWELDQLGIDLIVAPGVVDIAGVRLTNRQVAGMPMLHIDGPRYSLAKSRRKAVFDLCFASTVLILIAPTLLVIALAVKLTSAGPVFYLSERIGRDGVPFRMIKFRSMFADADRAVEHLIDEHGGNPLFFKLKDDPRVTPVGRFLRKYSLDELPQFFNVIRGEMSVVGPRPQVQREVDSYDAVMRRRLLVKPGVTGLWQVSGRSDLSVEESVRLDLSYVENWSMLLDLELIGRTIGTVAQGEGAY; this comes from the coding sequence ATGAGCTTCGAGTTCGCCGGCGGCGGCGATGTCGAGGTGGTCGGTGGCACCGCGGCGGTGCCCGCGGAGCGCAGACAGTGGCAGACCGGGTACGCCCAGCGCGTGGCGTTCACCGACACCGTGATCGTCGCGGCGGCCGTCGGTGCCGCCCAGATCCTGCGGTTCGGCGGCCCGGCGGATCCACCGCTGGCCTGGCCGCTGCCCTACGACATCGGCTACTCGGTGGTCTCCGGCGCGCTCGCCGTGGTCTGGCTGGCGCTGCTCAGCGGTCGGGGTACCCGGGCCCCGCACGTGATCGGCACCGGCGTCGAGGAGTTCCGCCGCCTGTTCTCCGCGACCCTGCGCCTGTTCGGGGTACTGGCCATCCTGGCGCTGATCTTCCGGATCGAGTTCGCCCGCGGCTACCTCGCGATCGCCCTGCCCACCGGATTGGCCGCACTGGTCGCGGGCCGGATCGCCTGGCGGCTGGTGTTGCGCCGCTGGCGCGCCCAGGGCCGCTGCCACACCGGGGTCCTCGTCGTCGGCTCGCCGGAGGCCGCGCACGCCATGGCGAGCGCCTTCACCGACGACCCCGCCTCGGGCTATCGCGTGGTGGGGGTCTGCGTGCCGGAGGGAACGACGTTCGCCGCCGCCGAGGGCACCTCGCTGATGGGCGACGACCGCTCGGTCCTGGAAGCGGTGCGCCGCAGCGGCGCGGACTCGGTCGCGGTCGCCGCCACCGAACACCTCGGCCCCGCCGAACTGGGCCGCATGGCCTGGGAACTCGATCAGCTCGGCATCGACCTGATCGTGGCGCCGGGCGTGGTCGACATCGCCGGCGTCCGGCTCACCAACCGCCAGGTGGCCGGCATGCCGATGCTGCACATCGACGGCCCCCGCTACAGCCTGGCCAAATCCCGGCGCAAGGCCGTGTTCGACCTGTGCTTCGCGAGCACGGTGCTGATCCTGATCGCGCCCACCCTGCTCGTGATCGCGCTGGCGGTCAAGCTGACCAGCGCCGGGCCGGTGTTCTACCTGTCTGAACGCATCGGCCGCGACGGGGTGCCGTTCCGGATGATCAAGTTCCGCAGCATGTTCGCCGACGCGGACCGGGCCGTCGAGCACCTCATCGACGAGCACGGCGGCAACCCGCTGTTCTTCAAGCTCAAGGACGACCCCCGGGTCACGCCCGTCGGCCGCTTCCTGCGCAAATACAGCCTCGACGAGCTGCCGCAGTTCTTCAACGTGATCCGCGGGGAGATGAGCGTCGTCGGCCCCCGCCCGCAGGTGCAGCGCGAAGTCGACAGCTACGACGCGGTCATGCGGCGGCGGCTGCTGGTGAAACCCGGCGTCACCGGACTCTGGCAGGTGAGCGGGCGTTCCGACCTGTCGGTCGAGGAATCGGTACGCCTGGACCTGTCCTACGTCGAGAACTGGTCCATGCTGCTCGACCTGGAACTGATCGGCCGCACCATCGGCACCGTCGCCCAGGGCGAGGGCGCCTACTAG